Proteins encoded together in one Phyllostomus discolor isolate MPI-MPIP mPhyDis1 chromosome 6, mPhyDis1.pri.v3, whole genome shotgun sequence window:
- the LOC114489781 gene encoding olfactory receptor 5B3-like, whose product MENITEVTEFILLGLTNDPELQVPLLIMFTVIYLITLVGNLGIMVLILFDSRLHTPMYFFLSNLSLADLCYSSDVTPTVMVELLLGHKVISYNACVAQMFLFSGFATTESYLLASMAYDRYVAVCKPLHYTTTMTTAVCVCLTIGCYIWGFLNSSIFTGNTFILSFCESNVVNHFFCDIPAVMVLSCSDTHVNELVLLYVASFNIAFAVLVILTSYIFIFITILKMHSSSGYQKTLSTCASHFTSVFIFYGTLIFMYLQPNSSHSMDTDKIASVFYTMVIPMLNPLVYSLRNKEVKSALMKLILKAKVFLGL is encoded by the coding sequence ATGGAGAACATTACAGAAGTGACTGAGTTCATCCTCCTTGGACTAACCAATGACCCAGAGCTGCAGGTCCCCCTCTTGATCATGTTCACTGTCATCTACCTCATCACATTGGTTGGGAATTTGGGAATTATGGTGTTGATTCTGTTTGACTCTCGTCTGCACActcccatgtactttttcctcagtAACCTGTCTCTGGCAGATTTGTGTTACTCTTCAGATGTCACTCCTACAGTCATGGTTGAATTACTTCTAGGACACAAGGTCATCTCCTACAATGCATGTGTTGCTCAGATGTTCTTATTTTCTGGCTTTGCCACTACAGAAAGTTACCTCTTGGCCTctatggcctatgaccgctatgtaGCAGTGTGCAAACCCCTCCATTATACCACCACCATGACCACagcggtgtgtgtgtgtctgaccATAGGTTGCTATATCTGGGGATTCCTGAATTCCTCCATTTTCACTGGAAACACATTCATCCTCTCTTTCTGTGAGTCCAATGTGGtcaatcactttttctgtgacatTCCAGCAGTCATGGTTCTCTCTTGCTCTGATACACATGTTAATGAGCTGGTTCTTCTTTATGTAGCAAGCTTCAATATCGCTTTTGCAGTTCTGGTTATCTTGACTTCCTACATATTCATATTTATCACCATCCTAAAGATGCACTCATCTTCAGGGTATCAGAAGACTCtgtccacctgtgcctcccactTCACTTCAGTCTTCATCTTCTATGGGACTCTCATCTTCATGTACTTACAGCCCAACTCCAGCCattccatggacacagacaaaatTGCATCTGTGTTTTATACTATGGTcatccccatgctgaaccccctggtctacagcctgaggaacaaggaGGTCAAGAGTGCACTCATGAAGCTTATCTTAAAGGCAAAAGTGTTTTTAGGATTATGA